In Pseudomonas fluorescens, a genomic segment contains:
- a CDS encoding RsiV family protein, producing the protein MSLLKIASVACIALTLGACQSLFQPSYRTPLEATRDASEQSKPGCASADCPLVNIDTVHFAKEPKLDALIEQRLLEMTRTKPSDPLPTSLATYSEQFLQTAAPGNNMYLQAKVREQHDGLVIIELSSYLDQGVTHGEPGRAFINYSRPQQKALTLTDMLLPGKEDAFWKAAQVAHNSWLISTRLSLEPEFVKSYPFQKTPNVALTYGGVTLKYPTTTIAPYALGHVELQIPYSRLDGILKPELVPVRR; encoded by the coding sequence ATGTCGCTTTTAAAAATCGCCTCCGTGGCCTGTATCGCCTTGACCCTCGGCGCCTGCCAGAGCCTGTTTCAACCCAGCTATCGTACCCCGCTGGAAGCCACCCGTGACGCCAGCGAACAAAGCAAGCCGGGCTGCGCCAGCGCCGATTGCCCACTGGTGAACATCGACACCGTGCACTTCGCCAAAGAACCCAAGCTGGATGCGCTGATCGAACAGCGCCTGCTGGAGATGACCCGTACCAAGCCCAGCGACCCGCTGCCGACGAGCCTGGCGACGTACAGCGAACAATTCCTGCAGACGGCCGCCCCCGGCAACAACATGTACTTGCAGGCCAAGGTACGCGAGCAGCATGACGGCTTGGTGATCATCGAGTTGTCCAGCTACCTGGACCAAGGCGTCACCCACGGCGAACCGGGCCGCGCGTTCATCAACTATTCGCGTCCGCAGCAAAAGGCCCTGACGTTGACCGACATGCTGCTGCCAGGCAAGGAAGACGCATTCTGGAAAGCCGCTCAGGTGGCCCACAACAGCTGGCTGATCAGTACGCGCCTGAGCCTGGAGCCGGAGTTCGTCAAAAGCTATCCCTTCCAGAAAACCCCGAACGTGGCGCTGACCTACGGCGGCGTGACCCTCAAGTACCCTACCACCACCATCGCGCCGTACGCCCTGGGCCACGTCGAGTTGCAGATTCCCTACTCGCGCCTGGACGGCATCCTCAAGCCTGAGCTGGTGCCCGTACGCCGCTGA
- the cytX gene encoding putative hydroxymethylpyrimidine transporter CytX, which yields MSIQPSTYSPDIAVPADKRVFGARDLFSLWFSLGIGLMVLQTGALLAPGLGLSGALLAIFLGTLAGVLLLAAVGVIGSDTGLSAMAALKLSLGAKGASLPALLNLLQLIGWGSFEIIVMRDAASLLGVRAFSDASLLASPLLWTLFFGGLATLLAVSGPLTFVRQILRKWGIWLLLGACLWLTWNLFAKADLAALWAQAGDGSMPFAVGFDIAIAMPLSWLPLIADYSRFGKRAKSVFGGTALGFFIGNFWLMSLGVAYTLAFAPSGEVNALLLALAGAGLGIPLLLILLDESENAFADIHSAAVSSGILLRLKVEHLALAIGVLCTLIACFAPLAQYQNFLLLIGSVFAPLFGVVLVDHFILRRRGQGAVASLRWPALLAWLGGIATYHLLANLYPDVGATLPALVLAGLLQFILGRAFSGVRAPAQA from the coding sequence TTGAGCATTCAACCGAGTACCTATTCCCCGGACATCGCGGTCCCCGCTGACAAGCGCGTGTTCGGCGCCCGCGACCTGTTCTCCTTGTGGTTCTCCCTCGGCATCGGCCTGATGGTCCTGCAAACCGGCGCGTTGCTCGCGCCGGGCCTGGGGTTGTCCGGCGCATTGCTGGCGATTTTTCTCGGCACGCTGGCCGGCGTGCTGTTGCTGGCCGCCGTCGGCGTGATCGGCAGCGACACCGGGCTGTCCGCCATGGCCGCCCTCAAGCTCAGCCTCGGTGCCAAGGGCGCCAGCCTGCCGGCGCTGTTGAACCTGCTGCAACTGATCGGCTGGGGTTCGTTTGAAATCATCGTCATGCGCGATGCCGCGAGCTTGTTGGGTGTGCGGGCTTTCAGCGACGCCAGCCTGCTGGCGAGCCCGTTGCTGTGGACGCTGTTTTTCGGTGGCCTGGCGACCCTGCTGGCCGTCAGCGGCCCGTTGACCTTCGTGCGGCAGATCTTGCGCAAGTGGGGGATCTGGCTGTTGCTCGGCGCGTGCCTGTGGCTGACTTGGAACCTCTTCGCCAAAGCCGACCTTGCCGCCCTCTGGGCCCAGGCCGGTGACGGATCGATGCCGTTTGCCGTGGGCTTTGATATTGCGATCGCCATGCCGTTGTCGTGGCTGCCGCTGATTGCCGATTATTCGCGCTTCGGCAAACGCGCCAAGAGCGTGTTCGGCGGTACGGCGCTGGGCTTCTTCATTGGCAACTTCTGGCTGATGAGCCTCGGCGTGGCCTACACCCTGGCCTTTGCGCCAAGCGGGGAGGTCAACGCACTGCTGCTGGCCTTGGCCGGGGCGGGCCTGGGCATTCCGCTGCTACTGATCCTATTGGATGAGTCGGAAAACGCCTTTGCCGATATTCATTCGGCGGCAGTGTCCAGCGGGATTCTATTGCGCTTGAAAGTCGAACACCTGGCGCTGGCGATCGGCGTGCTCTGCACCTTGATCGCCTGCTTTGCGCCGTTGGCGCAGTACCAGAACTTCCTGCTGTTGATCGGTTCGGTATTCGCGCCGCTCTTTGGCGTGGTACTGGTCGATCATTTCATCCTGCGCCGCCGCGGCCAGGGCGCTGTGGCTTCGCTGCGTTGGCCGGCGTTGTTGGCGTGGCTGGGGGGCATTGCGACTTACCATCTGCTCGCCAACCTGTATCCGGATGTCGGCGCGACCCTGCCGGCGCTGGTGCTGGCAGGGCTGTTGCAGTTCATCCTGGGCCGGGCCTTCAGCGGCGTACGGGCACCAGCTCAGGCTTGA
- a CDS encoding DUF1249 domain-containing protein → MAVKARERYRVDLIGLQAACEANYARLMRLLPDMRHSPEARRIGVTHGDQMLGVLALEVIVNCPYTTTLRVRQEHSLPWLPVPQLEVQVYHDARMAEVISAEHARRFRSIYPYPNVFMHQPDEKAQLNVFLGEWLSHCLALGHEFEVVR, encoded by the coding sequence ATGGCAGTAAAGGCACGGGAACGTTATCGAGTTGACCTGATCGGGCTGCAAGCAGCTTGCGAGGCCAACTATGCGCGGCTGATGCGCTTGCTCCCCGATATGCGTCATTCCCCCGAGGCGCGGCGAATCGGCGTGACCCATGGCGACCAGATGCTCGGCGTGCTGGCCCTGGAAGTCATCGTCAACTGCCCGTACACCACCACCCTGCGCGTGCGCCAGGAGCACAGCCTGCCCTGGCTGCCGGTGCCGCAGCTGGAAGTGCAGGTGTACCACGATGCCCGGATGGCCGAAGTGATCAGCGCCGAACATGCGCGGCGCTTTCGCAGCATCTACCCTTACCCCAATGTGTTCATGCACCAGCCCGATGAGAAAGCACAGCTCAATGTGTTCCTCGGTGAATGGTTGAGCCACTGCCTGGCCTTGGGCCATGAGTTCGAAGTCGTGCGATAG
- the parE gene encoding DNA topoisomerase IV subunit B codes for MATPSASSYNADAIEVLSGLDPVRKRPGMYTDTSRPNHLAQEVIDNSVDEALAGHAKSVHVILHADHSLEVSDDGRGMPVDIHPEEGVSGVELILTKLHAGGKFSNKNYQFSGGLHGVGISVVNALSTLVRVKVKRDGNEYEMTFADGYKASELQVIGTVGKRNTGTSVYFAPDPKYFDSPKFSISRLKHVLKAKAVLCPGLLVTFEDKGTGEKVEWHYEDGLRSYLEDSVSDFERLPNDPFCGSLAGNKEAVDWALLWLPEGGDSVQESYVNLIPTAQGGTHVNGLRQGLLDAMREFCEYRSLLPRGVKLAPEDVWERIAFVLSMKMQEPQFSGQTKERLSSREAAAFVSGVVKDAFSLWLNEHPELGLALAELAINNAGRRLKASKKVERKRITQGPALPGKLADCAGQDPMRSELFLVEGDSAGGSAKQARDKEFQAILPLRGKILNTWEVDGSEVLASQEVHNIAVAIGVDPGAADMSQLRYGKICILADADSDGLHIATLLCALFVQHFRPLVDAGHVYVAMPPLYRIDQGKEIFYALDEAERDGILDRLVAEKKRGKPQVTRFKGLGEMNPPQLRETTMDPNTRRLVQLTLEDFDATSEMMDMLLAKKRAPDRKSWLESKGNLAEVLG; via the coding sequence ATGGCCACTCCCAGCGCTAGCTCTTATAACGCCGACGCCATCGAAGTCCTCTCGGGCCTCGACCCGGTGCGCAAACGCCCCGGCATGTACACCGACACCAGTCGGCCGAACCACCTTGCCCAGGAAGTCATCGACAACAGCGTCGACGAAGCCTTGGCCGGGCACGCCAAGTCGGTGCATGTCATTCTCCACGCTGACCACTCCCTGGAAGTGTCCGACGACGGTCGTGGCATGCCGGTGGACATTCACCCGGAAGAGGGTGTGTCGGGCGTAGAACTGATCCTCACCAAGTTGCACGCCGGGGGTAAGTTCTCCAACAAGAACTACCAGTTCTCCGGTGGCTTGCACGGCGTGGGTATTTCCGTGGTCAACGCCTTGTCCACGTTGGTACGGGTCAAGGTCAAGCGCGACGGCAACGAGTACGAGATGACCTTCGCCGATGGCTACAAAGCCAGCGAATTGCAGGTGATCGGCACCGTTGGCAAGCGCAATACCGGCACCAGCGTGTACTTCGCGCCGGACCCGAAATACTTCGATTCGCCAAAATTCTCCATCAGCCGCCTCAAGCACGTGCTCAAGGCCAAGGCCGTGTTGTGCCCGGGCCTGCTGGTCACCTTTGAAGACAAGGGTACTGGCGAGAAAGTCGAGTGGCACTACGAAGACGGCCTGCGTTCCTACCTGGAAGATTCCGTCAGCGATTTCGAACGCCTGCCCAACGATCCGTTCTGCGGCAGCCTGGCCGGTAATAAAGAAGCCGTCGACTGGGCGCTGCTGTGGTTGCCCGAGGGCGGTGACAGCGTGCAGGAAAGCTACGTCAACCTGATCCCAACCGCCCAGGGCGGCACCCACGTCAACGGTTTGCGCCAAGGCTTGCTGGATGCCATGCGCGAATTCTGCGAATACCGCAGCCTGTTGCCGCGCGGCGTGAAGCTGGCGCCGGAAGACGTGTGGGAGCGCATCGCGTTCGTGCTGTCGATGAAAATGCAGGAGCCGCAATTCTCCGGCCAGACCAAAGAGCGCCTGTCGTCCCGTGAAGCGGCAGCGTTTGTCTCCGGGGTGGTCAAGGATGCCTTCAGCCTGTGGCTCAACGAACACCCGGAATTGGGCCTGGCCCTGGCCGAGCTGGCAATCAACAACGCCGGTCGCCGTCTGAAAGCCAGCAAGAAAGTCGAGCGCAAGCGCATCACCCAAGGCCCGGCACTGCCCGGCAAGTTGGCTGATTGCGCCGGGCAGGACCCGATGCGCTCAGAGCTGTTCCTGGTGGAGGGTGACTCCGCCGGCGGTTCCGCCAAGCAAGCGCGGGATAAGGAATTCCAGGCGATCCTGCCGTTGCGCGGCAAGATCCTCAACACCTGGGAAGTCGATGGCAGTGAAGTCCTGGCCAGCCAGGAAGTACACAACATCGCCGTGGCCATTGGCGTCGATCCGGGCGCGGCGGACATGAGCCAACTGCGCTACGGCAAGATCTGCATCCTCGCCGACGCCGACTCCGACGGTCTGCACATCGCAACCCTGTTGTGCGCGTTGTTTGTGCAGCACTTCCGCCCGTTGGTGGATGCCGGTCACGTCTACGTCGCCATGCCGCCGCTGTACCGGATCGACCAGGGCAAGGAGATTTTCTATGCCCTGGACGAGGCCGAGCGCGATGGCATCCTCGACCGCCTGGTGGCCGAGAAGAAACGCGGCAAGCCACAGGTCACGCGATTCAAGGGCCTGGGTGAAATGAACCCGCCGCAACTGCGTGAAACCACCATGGACCCGAACACCCGGCGCCTGGTGCAGTTGACCCTGGAAGACTTCGACGCCACATCGGAAATGATGGACATGCTGCTGGCGAAGAAACGCGCGCCAGACCGCAAGTCCTGGCTGGAGTCCAAGGGCAACCTGGCCGAGGTGTTGGGCTGA
- the thiC gene encoding phosphomethylpyrimidine synthase ThiC, with protein sequence MSTELKSQKSKNTVHLSESAKVDSGSVQPFTRSQKIYVPGTRPDIRVPMREISLDVTPTDFGGEINAPVVVYDTSGPYTDPNVIIDVRKGLGDVRSPWIESRGDTERLSGLSSHFGQQRLNDAELTALRFAHVKNPRRAKAGANVTQMHYARKGIITAEMEYVAIRENMKLEEARASGLLDQQHAGHSFGASVPKIITPEFVREEIARGRAIIPANINHTELEPMIIGRNFLVKINGNIGNSALGSSIEEEVAKLTWGIRWGSDTVMDLSTGKHIHETREWIIRNSPVPIGTVPIYQALEKVGGAAEDLTWELFRDTLIEQAEQGVDYFTIHAGVLLRYVPLTAKRVTGIVSRGGSIMAKWCLAHHKENFTYTHFDEICEIMKAYDVSFSLGDGLRPGSIADANDAAQFGELETLGELTKIAWKHDVQTMIEGPGHVPMQLIKENMDKQLECCDEAPFYTLGPLTTDIAPGYDHITSGIGAAMIGWFGCAMLCYVTPKEHLGLPNKDDVKTGIITYKIAAHAADLAKGHPGAQIRDNALSKARFEFRWEDQFNLGLDPDTARSYHDETLPKDSAKVAHFCSMCGPKFCSMKITQEVREYAANQRIDAVDVDVAKGLAEQAERFKQEGSQLYKKV encoded by the coding sequence ATGAGCACCGAATTAAAAAGCCAAAAATCAAAAAATACCGTGCACTTGAGTGAGTCGGCCAAAGTCGATTCCGGTTCCGTGCAGCCGTTTACCCGCTCGCAAAAAATCTACGTGCCAGGCACTCGCCCGGACATTCGCGTACCGATGCGCGAAATCAGCCTGGACGTCACACCCACCGATTTCGGCGGTGAAATCAATGCGCCCGTGGTGGTCTACGACACCTCCGGCCCCTACACCGACCCCAACGTCATCATCGACGTGCGCAAAGGCCTGGGCGATGTGCGCTCGCCGTGGATCGAGTCCCGGGGCGATACCGAGCGCCTGTCCGGCCTGAGCTCGCACTTCGGCCAGCAGCGCCTGAACGATGCCGAGCTGACCGCCCTGCGCTTTGCCCACGTGAAGAACCCGCGCCGCGCCAAGGCCGGTGCCAACGTCACCCAGATGCATTACGCGCGCAAAGGCATCATCACCGCCGAGATGGAATACGTCGCCATCCGCGAAAACATGAAGCTTGAAGAAGCCCGCGCCAGTGGCCTGCTCGACCAGCAACACGCCGGCCACAGCTTCGGCGCCAGCGTGCCGAAAATCATCACTCCGGAGTTCGTGCGCGAAGAAATCGCCCGTGGTCGCGCAATCATTCCAGCCAACATCAACCACACCGAACTGGAACCGATGATCATCGGCCGTAACTTCCTGGTGAAGATCAACGGCAACATCGGCAACAGCGCCTTGGGTTCGTCCATCGAAGAAGAAGTGGCGAAACTGACCTGGGGCATTCGTTGGGGCTCGGACACGGTGATGGACTTGTCCACCGGCAAGCACATCCACGAAACCCGCGAATGGATCATTCGCAACTCGCCGGTGCCGATCGGTACCGTGCCGATCTACCAGGCCCTGGAAAAAGTCGGTGGCGCCGCTGAAGACCTGACCTGGGAGCTGTTCCGCGACACCCTGATCGAACAGGCCGAGCAAGGCGTCGACTACTTCACCATCCACGCCGGGGTGTTGCTGCGCTACGTACCACTGACCGCCAAGCGTGTCACCGGCATCGTCTCCCGTGGCGGTTCGATCATGGCCAAGTGGTGCCTGGCGCACCATAAAGAGAACTTCACCTACACGCATTTCGACGAAATCTGCGAAATCATGAAGGCCTATGACGTCAGCTTCTCCCTGGGCGATGGCTTGCGTCCGGGTTCGATTGCCGACGCCAACGACGCCGCGCAATTCGGCGAGCTGGAGACCCTTGGCGAACTGACCAAGATCGCCTGGAAGCACGATGTGCAAACCATGATCGAAGGCCCCGGCCACGTGCCGATGCAATTGATCAAGGAGAACATGGACAAGCAACTCGAGTGCTGCGACGAGGCGCCGTTCTATACCCTCGGCCCGCTGACCACCGACATCGCACCCGGCTACGACCACATTACATCGGGCATCGGTGCGGCAATGATCGGCTGGTTCGGTTGCGCCATGCTCTGCTACGTCACGCCCAAGGAACACCTGGGCCTGCCGAACAAGGATGATGTGAAGACCGGGATCATCACCTACAAGATCGCCGCCCATGCAGCCGATCTCGCGAAAGGTCATCCGGGTGCGCAAATCCGCGATAACGCCTTGAGCAAGGCGCGCTTCGAGTTCCGTTGGGAAGACCAGTTCAACCTCGGCCTCGATCCGGACACCGCGCGGTCCTATCACGATGAAACCCTGCCGAAGGACTCGGCCAAGGTCGCGCATTTCTGCTCGATGTGCGGGCCGAAGTTCTGCTCGATGAAAATCACCCAGGAAGTGCGTGAGTACGCGGCCAACCAGCGCATTGACGCGGTGGATGTGGACGTGGCCAAAGGCCTGGCCGAGCAGGCGGAGCGGTTCAAGCAGGAAGGCAGCCAGCTTTATAAGAAGGTCTGA
- a CDS encoding NUDIX domain-containing protein: protein MTDIAKSTPSKIEIVQRDNAYQGFYKLDRVQLRHEKFDGGMSRVINREVFVRHDAVCVLPYDPQRDEVVLIEQFRVGAMGRTDNPWLVEMVAGLIDKDEQPEEVAHREAEEEAGLTFSSLWPITKYFPSPGGSTEFVHLYLGRCDSAGAGGVHGLEEEAEDIRVTTWAFEDALQAVRDGRISNAPSIIALQWLALNRAEVRGLWQ from the coding sequence ATGACGGACATCGCGAAATCGACGCCGAGCAAAATCGAAATTGTTCAGCGCGACAATGCTTACCAGGGCTTCTACAAACTCGATCGGGTGCAGTTGCGCCACGAAAAGTTCGACGGTGGCATGAGCCGGGTGATCAATCGCGAAGTTTTCGTGCGCCATGATGCCGTGTGCGTGCTGCCTTACGACCCGCAGCGCGATGAGGTGGTCTTGATCGAGCAGTTTCGCGTCGGCGCCATGGGCCGTACCGACAACCCGTGGCTGGTGGAAATGGTCGCTGGCCTGATCGACAAGGATGAACAGCCGGAGGAGGTTGCACACCGCGAAGCCGAGGAGGAAGCTGGGCTGACATTCTCCTCGTTGTGGCCGATCACCAAATATTTCCCGTCGCCGGGTGGCAGTACCGAATTTGTCCACTTGTACCTGGGCCGTTGCGACAGTGCGGGGGCGGGTGGCGTGCATGGATTGGAAGAAGAGGCAGAAGATATTCGTGTCACCACCTGGGCTTTCGAAGATGCCTTGCAAGCGGTGCGTGATGGCAGGATATCCAATGCGCCCAGCATTATTGCCCTGCAATGGTTAGCGCTCAATCGCGCGGAAGTGAGGGGGTTATGGCAGTAA
- a CDS encoding esterase-like activity of phytase family protein codes for MRTGFALAILMLSGLAATPVVAEPAAELKLVSEHPVEGMRGGNLSGLALCGTALWTVSDRDDDRIYRLDISAPTWQAETVKIDVPPVPESGLPWGLRSRTKAASFIRGGDLDFEGITCDAAGNRYIVSEAHAAVLQVPVAGEPQWLKIAPGMVREARASGMLLHFNALFEGLAVNPEGSQIWLAAERERRGLISIKRPQSLWDCDGPCVLLSEAGQEMQPAKFPNAKAVSKDFADLALFGGKLFTLERNAFQICRRDAVTAKVELCWSFADETLTPERRYAQPYGLAEALVVDTDGAWIGIDNNFGPRADGEKRPVVYRFAAPAGGWSAKP; via the coding sequence ATGCGCACAGGTTTCGCCCTGGCGATCCTGATGTTGAGCGGGCTGGCGGCCACCCCGGTGGTGGCTGAGCCTGCGGCTGAGCTCAAGCTGGTGTCCGAACACCCGGTAGAGGGCATGCGGGGCGGTAACCTGTCAGGCCTGGCGTTGTGCGGTACGGCGCTGTGGACGGTTTCCGACCGCGACGACGACCGGATCTACCGCCTCGATATCAGCGCGCCGACCTGGCAGGCCGAAACCGTGAAGATTGACGTGCCGCCAGTGCCCGAGTCCGGCTTGCCCTGGGGCTTGCGCTCGCGCACCAAGGCCGCTTCGTTCATTCGCGGCGGCGACCTGGACTTCGAAGGTATCACCTGCGATGCGGCGGGCAACCGCTACATCGTCAGCGAAGCCCATGCGGCGGTGTTGCAAGTGCCGGTAGCCGGTGAGCCGCAATGGTTGAAAATCGCCCCCGGCATGGTGCGCGAAGCCCGCGCCAGTGGCATGTTGCTGCATTTCAATGCCCTGTTTGAAGGCTTGGCGGTCAACCCGGAAGGCAGCCAGATCTGGTTGGCTGCGGAGCGTGAACGGCGAGGCCTGATTTCCATCAAGCGGCCGCAAAGCCTTTGGGACTGTGACGGCCCCTGCGTGTTGTTGAGCGAGGCTGGCCAGGAAATGCAACCGGCCAAATTCCCCAACGCCAAGGCGGTGTCCAAGGATTTTGCCGACCTGGCGCTGTTTGGCGGCAAGCTGTTTACTCTGGAGCGTAATGCGTTCCAGATTTGCCGGCGCGACGCGGTCACGGCCAAGGTCGAGCTGTGCTGGTCATTTGCCGACGAGACTCTGACGCCCGAGCGCCGCTATGCCCAGCCCTACGGCCTGGCCGAAGCCCTGGTGGTGGATACGGACGGTGCTTGGATTGGTATCGACAATAATTTCGGCCCGCGTGCCGATGGTGAAAAACGCCCCGTGGTCTATCGTTTCGCCGCCCCTGCCGGCGGTTGGAGCGCCAAACCATGA
- a CDS encoding YqiA/YcfP family alpha/beta fold hydrolase: MSASILYIHGFNSAPASNKACQLIRVMDNLGLAGQLRVPALHHHPRQAIPQLEAAIRELGRPLLVGSSLGGYYATHLAERHGLKALLVNPAVSPHRMFDGYLGTQKNLYTDETWELTHDHVTALAELEVPAPQDAARYQVWLQTGDETLDYRLAQQYYRACALRIQAGGDHGYQGFAQQLPALLSFAGIGADQYQSFDFAAL; the protein is encoded by the coding sequence ATGTCCGCTTCGATCCTGTATATCCACGGTTTCAACAGCGCGCCCGCGTCCAACAAGGCCTGCCAGTTGATCCGCGTGATGGACAACCTCGGCCTGGCCGGCCAACTGCGCGTACCGGCCCTGCATCACCACCCCCGCCAGGCGATCCCGCAGTTGGAGGCGGCCATCCGCGAACTGGGGCGGCCACTGCTGGTCGGCAGCTCGCTCGGCGGCTACTATGCAACCCATCTTGCCGAACGCCATGGTCTCAAGGCGCTGCTGGTCAACCCGGCGGTCAGCCCTCATCGGATGTTCGACGGTTACCTGGGCACCCAGAAGAACCTCTATACCGATGAAACCTGGGAGCTGACCCACGACCACGTCACGGCGCTGGCCGAGCTTGAGGTCCCGGCCCCCCAGGATGCCGCGCGTTATCAAGTGTGGTTGCAGACCGGGGATGAAACCCTGGATTATCGCCTCGCCCAGCAGTATTACCGGGCGTGTGCCCTGCGCATCCAGGCCGGCGGCGACCATGGTTACCAGGGCTTTGCCCAGCAATTGCCGGCCTTGTTGAGCTTTGCCGGCATTGGCGCAGATCAGTATCAATCCTTCGATTTCGCGGCACTGTAA
- the cpdA gene encoding 3',5'-cyclic-AMP phosphodiesterase — translation MPSVSTLNPDAPTLLVQLSDSHLFAEADAVLLGMNTRDSLQRVIDLVREQQPRIDLLLATGDLSQDGTLASYQQFREMTAPFGVPARWIPGNHDEPQVMAHAAVHSDLLEPVVDIGHWRITLLDSAVPGSVPGYLQDQQLQLLAQALSEAPNRHHLVCFHHHPVPIGCAWMEPIGLRNPEALFAVLDRFPQVKAVLWGHVHQEIDRERNGVRLLASPSTCIQFAPGSEDFNVSEEAPGYRWLRLHADGRLETGVERVKNFAFTVDYGSNGY, via the coding sequence TTGCCGAGCGTATCCACCTTGAACCCCGATGCGCCGACGTTGCTGGTGCAGTTGTCCGACAGCCACCTGTTTGCCGAGGCCGACGCTGTGTTGCTGGGCATGAACACCCGCGACAGCTTGCAACGGGTGATCGACTTGGTGCGTGAGCAACAGCCCCGGATCGATTTGCTGTTGGCCACCGGGGACCTGTCCCAGGACGGTACGCTGGCGTCCTATCAGCAATTTCGCGAGATGACGGCGCCTTTTGGGGTTCCGGCACGCTGGATTCCCGGCAACCACGATGAGCCGCAAGTCATGGCCCACGCGGCGGTGCACAGTGATTTACTGGAACCGGTGGTGGATATCGGCCATTGGCGCATCACCCTGCTGGACTCCGCCGTGCCGGGCTCGGTGCCTGGGTACTTGCAGGACCAGCAACTGCAACTCTTGGCCCAAGCCTTGAGTGAAGCGCCGAACCGCCATCACCTGGTGTGTTTCCACCATCACCCGGTACCCATCGGTTGTGCGTGGATGGAGCCCATCGGCTTGCGCAACCCCGAGGCTCTGTTTGCCGTGCTCGACCGCTTCCCTCAGGTCAAGGCGGTGCTCTGGGGCCATGTGCACCAGGAAATCGACCGTGAGCGCAATGGCGTGCGCCTGTTGGCGTCACCGTCCACCTGCATCCAGTTCGCGCCGGGCAGCGAGGATTTCAATGTCAGCGAAGAGGCCCCAGGCTATCGCTGGCTGCGCCTGCACGCCGATGGGCGGTTGGAAACCGGGGTGGAGCGGGTGAAAAATTTTGCCTTTACCGTGGATTACGGCAGCAACGGCTATTAA